The following proteins are co-located in the Nocardioides piscis genome:
- a CDS encoding Rv3235 family protein has protein sequence MNAPVIQLRRQVPIASVQGSLALDLTPRLDPPEPPPAGVPTRRGDLVTSDPERRLAIERFVHAYLVRAAEIASGDRPPTQLLRQSSPRIYADLGRRAQLVTAAAGTSPAGGRGRGAVRPVIRSIRTSLVADNALEAAAHLRYGARSRALAGRFEVVGDRWQCVALEWA, from the coding sequence ATGAACGCCCCGGTCATCCAGCTGCGCCGCCAGGTCCCCATCGCCAGCGTCCAGGGTTCACTCGCCCTCGACCTCACTCCTCGGCTCGACCCGCCGGAGCCACCTCCAGCGGGGGTGCCCACCCGACGTGGTGACCTGGTCACCAGCGACCCGGAGCGCCGGCTCGCGATCGAGCGATTCGTGCACGCCTACCTCGTGCGCGCCGCGGAGATCGCGTCCGGCGACCGCCCTCCGACCCAGCTCCTGAGGCAGTCCAGTCCCCGGATCTACGCCGACCTGGGCCGTCGGGCCCAGCTCGTGACGGCCGCGGCCGGGACCTCTCCTGCCGGCGGCCGCGGTCGGGGCGCCGTCCGTCCGGTCATCCGCTCCATCCGCACGAGCCTCGTCGCCGACAACGCCCTCGAGGCCGCCGCCCACCTGCGCTACGGCGCCCGCTCCAGGGCGCTGGCCGGGCGGTTCGAAGTGGTCGGCGACCGGTGGCAGTGCGTGGCCCTGGAGTGGGCCTGA
- a CDS encoding LysM peptidoglycan-binding domain-containing protein, producing MTRDLAVSATPARCLLVWLVVTVGAMATMSTAGGAAATLLTPAPWHDTFEGLLVSVAAAAVLACASWLWLVTTLTVLELAAGRPRHRTVGGTRRLVLIACGAAVVAGLGSPAVAGSGTAGGAREDLVGLPLPDRAVAAVVPVRPRPARQPPGAVVATPVAPEPPPHVVIVRPGDSLWSIAAASLPPRATPAEVDGAWRALYAANRAAIGADPDLVLPGTELVVHPALDPEPRKARP from the coding sequence ATGACTCGGGACTTGGCGGTTTCAGCGACACCCGCACGGTGCCTGCTCGTCTGGCTCGTCGTGACGGTCGGCGCGATGGCGACCATGAGTACGGCGGGGGGTGCCGCCGCGACACTCCTCACCCCGGCTCCGTGGCACGACACCTTCGAGGGCCTGCTCGTGTCGGTCGCAGCAGCCGCAGTCCTGGCCTGCGCCTCCTGGCTGTGGCTGGTCACGACCCTCACCGTGCTCGAGCTCGCCGCCGGCCGCCCCCGGCACCGGACCGTCGGCGGCACCCGGCGGCTGGTGCTGATCGCCTGTGGGGCCGCAGTGGTCGCCGGACTCGGCAGCCCTGCCGTGGCGGGCAGCGGCACCGCGGGGGGCGCTCGCGAGGACCTGGTCGGCCTGCCGCTGCCCGACCGGGCCGTGGCTGCCGTCGTACCGGTTCGACCCCGACCCGCACGCCAGCCACCCGGGGCCGTCGTCGCCACCCCGGTGGCGCCGGAGCCCCCACCACACGTCGTCATCGTCCGTCCTGGCGACTCGCTGTGGTCGATCGCCGCGGCCTCCCTGCCGCCTCGCGCGACACCGGCCGAGGTGGATGGGGCCTGGCGGGCTCTCTACGCCGCCAACCGGGCGGCCATCGGCGCCGACCCCGACCTCGTCCTCCCCGGCACCGAGCTCGTCGTCCATCCCGCCCTCGACCCCGAACCGCGAAAGGCACGCCCATGA